A portion of the Acidobacteriota bacterium genome contains these proteins:
- the cdaA gene encoding diadenylate cyclase CdaA: MSAVQYDFLRFGFKDIIDILIVSFIIYQVLKLTKGTRSAQIIIGLSLIAGIAFFSYWFQLEGLTWLFSNLATVGFIVLVIVFQPELRGALAHIGQNRLLRVLVTIERKKILVEVTRAALRLSELRYGGLIVIERRTGLRNFAETGKEMNAELSSELLVTLFTPYTPLHDGAVIISGDFIVAAAASLPLTTNPRYRKLFGMRHKAAIGVSEVSDAVVVVVSEETSQVSIAHEGMLESNISKAEFKDVFTAYLKK; this comes from the coding sequence GTGAGTGCCGTGCAGTATGACTTCCTGAGGTTTGGATTCAAGGATATCATCGATATCCTTATCGTGTCCTTCATCATTTACCAGGTCCTCAAGCTGACCAAAGGTACTCGGTCGGCACAGATTATCATCGGCCTGTCCCTGATAGCCGGTATCGCCTTCTTCTCGTACTGGTTCCAACTGGAGGGGCTCACCTGGCTGTTTTCGAATCTGGCCACGGTGGGGTTTATCGTCCTGGTGATCGTGTTCCAGCCGGAACTGCGCGGGGCTTTGGCTCACATCGGTCAGAACCGGCTGCTGCGCGTGCTCGTGACCATTGAACGCAAGAAGATACTGGTGGAGGTAACCCGGGCCGCCCTGAGGCTGTCGGAGTTGCGCTACGGCGGGTTGATCGTTATCGAGCGACGGACCGGGCTGCGGAATTTCGCCGAAACCGGCAAAGAGATGAACGCGGAATTGTCCTCGGAACTGCTCGTCACGTTGTTCACGCCCTACACGCCGCTTCATGACGGAGCCGTGATCATCTCCGGAGATTTCATTGTGGCCGCCGCCGCTTCGCTGCCGTTGACGACCAACCCGCGTTATCGCAAGCTCTTTGGTATGCGTCACAAGGCTGCAATCGGCGTTTCGGAGGTTTCGGACGCCGTGGTGGTGGTGGTTTCGGAAGAGACGTCACAGGTATCAATAGCTCATGAGGGCATGCTCGAGTCGAATATCAGCAAGGCTGAATTCAAGGACGTATTCACCGCGTACCTCAAGAAGTGA
- the lepB gene encoding signal peptidase I — MEEDFLIQDIKQAETQRETRRILQKKECKPLWREYVETAVIALVAAILLRIFVVSAYRVNSASMEDALQVGDYIFVNKLAYQYGSGPKVGDIIVFKYPNNPNKDFIKRIVAMPGRTVEIADKVLYVDGEIAAIPPLSKHIDRRIIPGDLSFRDNFGPYTVPPGHYFVVGDNRDDSRDSRFWGGVPEENIKGKAVFVYWSWQPDPDPPGWGFPYIIDAVQWMGHILVGFPTHIRWDRLATAL, encoded by the coding sequence ATGGAAGAGGATTTCCTGATCCAGGACATCAAGCAGGCCGAGACTCAGCGCGAGACTCGGAGAATCCTTCAGAAGAAGGAGTGCAAGCCGCTCTGGCGGGAGTACGTCGAGACCGCCGTAATTGCGCTGGTGGCCGCGATCCTCCTGAGAATCTTCGTTGTCTCGGCCTACCGCGTCAATTCCGCGTCGATGGAGGACGCCCTGCAGGTCGGCGATTACATCTTTGTCAACAAGCTGGCCTACCAGTACGGTAGCGGGCCGAAGGTCGGGGACATCATCGTCTTTAAGTATCCCAACAATCCGAACAAGGATTTCATCAAGCGGATTGTGGCGATGCCGGGCCGGACGGTCGAGATCGCGGACAAGGTGCTGTACGTTGACGGCGAGATTGCAGCGATTCCCCCGCTCTCCAAGCACATCGACAGGCGGATTATCCCGGGCGATCTGTCGTTCCGGGACAACTTCGGCCCCTATACTGTCCCGCCCGGGCACTACTTCGTCGTCGGCGATAATCGCGATGACAGCCGCGACAGCCGCTTCTGGGGCGGGGTGCCGGAGGAAAACATCAAGGGCAAAGCCGTCTTCGTGTACTGGTCCTGGCAACCGGATCCTGATCCCCCCGGCTGGGGGTTTCCGTACATTATCGATGCCGTGCAGTGGATGGGTCATATCCTGGTGGGCTTCCCCACTCACATCCGCTGGGATCGGCTCGCTACGGCGCTGTAA
- the hemW gene encoding radical SAM family heme chaperone HemW has product MSLGLYLHFPFCHNRCLYCDFYKELHDPALESRFYEALRIETELAAVQSGTSDHEVATIYVGGGTPSLTSLELFGTWLRQVKSVFHVSPQVEFSFENNPEFVIPELLAGLKDLGVNRPTFGVQSFNPRLLHLLDRRHSPDDCHRAIYLANTLAFENYGVDLLFGIPHQTSKLLSADLDQLVDLDPPHISFYQLTVEDGTPLQEDVRVGRLTVPGDELTTAHYRAVTETLRDAGYERYEVSSFAKPGCECKHNLRYWTGDDYLGLGPSAHSFIQGRRFANRRSVTDYIDSLARGRRPLVVDESGTEQRMLETIMLSLRTARGINRRRFRQRFGHSLEERLDRTQYDMFVESGHLIPDRGSLRLSDDGILVADEITRRLIR; this is encoded by the coding sequence ATGTCGCTTGGCCTTTACCTGCACTTTCCATTTTGTCACAACCGGTGTCTCTACTGCGACTTCTACAAGGAATTGCATGATCCGGCCCTGGAGAGCCGCTTCTACGAGGCGTTGCGAATCGAGACCGAACTGGCTGCAGTGCAGTCCGGCACGTCCGACCATGAGGTGGCCACTATTTACGTCGGCGGCGGAACACCTTCGCTGACTTCCCTGGAGTTGTTCGGAACATGGCTCCGGCAGGTGAAGTCAGTGTTTCACGTGTCGCCGCAGGTCGAGTTCTCGTTTGAGAACAATCCTGAGTTTGTCATCCCGGAGTTGCTGGCCGGCCTGAAGGACCTGGGCGTCAACCGGCCGACATTCGGCGTTCAGTCATTCAATCCTCGCCTGTTGCATCTGCTGGATCGAAGGCACAGTCCCGACGACTGTCACAGGGCGATTTACCTGGCCAACACGCTTGCCTTCGAGAACTACGGCGTCGATCTCCTGTTCGGCATTCCTCACCAGACGTCCAAACTGCTGTCGGCCGATCTGGACCAGCTTGTCGATCTGGACCCGCCGCATATCTCATTTTACCAGTTGACCGTTGAGGATGGAACGCCCCTGCAGGAGGATGTCCGCGTGGGCAGACTGACGGTGCCGGGTGACGAATTGACCACGGCGCATTACCGGGCGGTAACGGAGACCCTGCGAGACGCCGGATACGAACGGTACGAGGTCTCCTCGTTTGCAAAACCGGGCTGCGAGTGCAAGCACAATCTCCGATACTGGACCGGCGACGATTACCTGGGCCTGGGACCGTCGGCGCATTCTTTCATACAGGGCCGTCGGTTTGCCAACAGGCGCAGCGTGACGGATTATATCGATTCACTGGCGCGCGGCCGTCGCCCGCTGGTAGTGGACGAATCGGGCACGGAGCAGCGCATGCTCGAAACGATCATGCTCAGCCTGCGCACGGCGCGAGGGATCAATCGCCGGCGGTTCAGGCAGCGGTTCGGCCACTCCCTGGAGGAACGCCTCGATCGCACTCAGTATGACATGTTTGTCGAATCCGGCCATCTCATTCCCGACCGGGGCAGTCTGCGGCTGTCGGACGATGGCATACTGGTCGCGGATGAAATCACGCGCCGGCTGATCAGGTGA
- the folP gene encoding dihydropteroate synthase, with the protein MQRENITRREEYTDAIGLAGGRELPLSRPLVMGVLNVTPDSFSDGGRYLRKEVAVRHALEMVGQGADIIDVGGESTRPGADPVGDEQEQARIVPVIEALRRQSPVAISVDSYHASTARAAIRAGADIVNDVSALRFDPAMAAVVAAEGVPVILMHMLGTPRDMQKDPVYVDCVREIDAFFEERIEHCRRSGIDAARLILDPGIGFGKRLSDNVDILRHLGRFKRHGLPLAVGTSRKSFLGMLHPAGSEPDQRLGGSVASALAAVAHGADIVRVHDVGQTVVALKVVQAIGDNR; encoded by the coding sequence ATGCAGAGGGAGAACATCACCAGACGAGAAGAATACACGGACGCGATCGGGCTGGCCGGCGGCCGGGAACTGCCTCTGAGCCGGCCGCTCGTCATGGGTGTCCTTAACGTCACCCCGGACTCGTTTTCCGACGGCGGCCGCTACCTGCGGAAGGAGGTTGCCGTCCGGCATGCCCTGGAGATGGTCGGACAGGGTGCCGACATCATCGACGTCGGCGGAGAATCAACCCGCCCCGGCGCCGATCCGGTCGGTGATGAGCAGGAGCAGGCACGCATCGTCCCCGTCATCGAAGCCCTGCGCCGACAGTCACCGGTAGCGATATCCGTAGACAGCTATCACGCCTCGACCGCCCGGGCCGCCATCCGGGCCGGTGCCGATATCGTAAACGATGTTTCGGCCCTGCGGTTCGACCCGGCGATGGCTGCGGTCGTGGCCGCCGAAGGCGTGCCGGTGATACTGATGCACATGCTCGGCACACCCAGGGACATGCAGAAAGACCCGGTCTATGTCGACTGCGTTCGTGAGATCGACGCCTTCTTCGAAGAGCGGATCGAGCACTGCCGGCGATCCGGAATAGACGCCGCCAGGCTTATTCTCGATCCCGGGATCGGCTTCGGCAAGCGGTTGTCCGACAACGTGGATATACTCAGGCATCTCGGCCGGTTCAAGCGTCACGGGCTGCCGCTGGCCGTGGGAACGTCGCGAAAATCGTTCCTTGGGATGCTGCATCCGGCCGGCAGCGAGCCCGACCAGCGCCTGGGCGGGTCGGTGGCGAGCGCTCTGGCCGCGGTAGCTCACGGTGCCGATATTGTCAGGGTGCACGATGTCGGGCAGACGGTGGTGGCGCTGAAGGTGGTTCAGGCTATTGGAGATAATCGGTGA
- the ftsH gene encoding ATP-dependent zinc metalloprotease FtsH, translating to MSNQGNRKPGPGPGRGDRSKEPPRWRGPGRSTIFWLILFATIFIVYAYYSGSKEDVTTITYSEFVQEIESNNVAEVTFTERRVRGKLKEPRVFASSRNNRAFGGFDSRIPFADLNYDLVNRLEKSGAKIVAEEESINFYQVLLTIAPWILLVFIWLFFLRQMQGGAGPKGLFSFGKSKAKLLTDERPKVTFNDVAGADEAKEELKEIIEFLKEPGKFQRLGGKIPKGALLLGPPGTGKTLLARAVAGEADVPFFSMSGSDFVEMFVGVGASRVRDLFDQGKKNAPCIIFIDEIDAVGRHRGAGLGGGHDEREQTLNQLLVEMDGFESNEGVILIAATNRPDVLDPALLRPGRFDRQIVVPTPDVKGREGILVVHMHKIKTADSVDASVLARGTPGMSGADLANMVNEAALLASRHDQDEVTMEDFENAKDKVMMGSERRSLVIAEEEKKIIAFHEGGHTLVAKFLPKADPIHKVTIIPRGLALGVTQSLPVDERHTHSRDYLEATLAVLMGGRVAELLVFNQLDTGAGNDLERATKLARKMVCNWGMSDKVGPVTFGKSEEHIFLGREFGHRDHFSEATSVVIDQEIKRFIVTAEDTARRILTEHLDKLHKLASALLEKEIIDGREVDEIIGKASGESEPTPESVPTPTK from the coding sequence TTGAGCAATCAGGGAAATCGCAAGCCAGGCCCCGGCCCGGGACGTGGTGACAGGTCGAAAGAACCGCCTCGGTGGCGGGGTCCGGGACGGTCGACCATATTCTGGCTGATCCTTTTCGCCACGATCTTCATCGTCTACGCTTACTATTCCGGCTCGAAAGAGGACGTTACGACGATCACGTACTCGGAGTTCGTTCAGGAGATAGAGAGCAACAACGTTGCCGAGGTGACTTTCACCGAGCGACGGGTTCGGGGCAAGCTCAAGGAACCGCGCGTGTTCGCCTCGAGCCGGAACAACCGGGCTTTCGGCGGTTTTGACTCGCGCATTCCGTTTGCAGACCTGAACTACGACCTGGTCAACCGGCTGGAAAAGAGCGGCGCCAAGATCGTCGCGGAAGAAGAGAGTATCAACTTCTACCAGGTGCTGCTCACGATTGCCCCGTGGATCCTGCTCGTGTTTATCTGGCTCTTTTTCCTGCGGCAGATGCAGGGGGGCGCCGGTCCCAAGGGGCTGTTCTCCTTCGGCAAGAGTAAGGCCAAGCTACTGACCGATGAGCGGCCCAAGGTTACGTTTAACGACGTCGCCGGCGCTGACGAGGCCAAGGAAGAACTCAAGGAGATTATCGAGTTTCTCAAGGAGCCCGGCAAGTTCCAGAGGCTGGGGGGGAAGATCCCCAAAGGTGCCCTGTTGCTCGGTCCTCCCGGAACCGGCAAGACGCTTCTGGCGCGGGCCGTAGCCGGTGAAGCAGACGTCCCGTTCTTTTCAATGTCCGGCTCCGATTTCGTGGAGATGTTTGTCGGCGTCGGCGCCAGCCGGGTCCGTGACCTGTTCGACCAGGGGAAAAAGAACGCTCCGTGCATTATTTTCATCGACGAGATAGATGCGGTGGGACGCCACCGTGGCGCCGGCCTCGGCGGCGGCCACGACGAACGCGAACAGACCCTTAACCAGCTTCTCGTCGAGATGGACGGGTTTGAATCCAATGAGGGTGTGATTCTGATCGCCGCCACCAACCGGCCCGACGTGCTCGACCCGGCCCTGCTTCGCCCGGGTCGCTTTGACCGGCAGATCGTCGTCCCCACTCCGGACGTGAAGGGACGTGAAGGAATTCTCGTGGTCCATATGCACAAGATCAAGACCGCGGACAGTGTCGATGCCTCGGTGCTGGCCCGCGGGACACCCGGCATGTCCGGAGCCGACTTGGCCAACATGGTCAACGAGGCGGCGCTGCTGGCCTCCCGGCACGACCAGGACGAGGTGACGATGGAGGATTTCGAGAACGCCAAGGACAAGGTGATGATGGGTTCCGAACGGCGCTCCCTGGTTATCGCGGAGGAGGAAAAGAAAATCATCGCCTTCCATGAAGGGGGGCACACGCTGGTGGCCAAGTTCCTGCCGAAAGCTGACCCGATTCACAAGGTGACGATTATCCCTCGCGGCCTGGCCCTGGGTGTCACCCAGTCGCTGCCGGTTGACGAGCGTCACACCCATTCCAGAGATTATCTCGAGGCTACGCTGGCCGTCCTGATGGGCGGCCGGGTGGCCGAGTTGCTGGTGTTCAACCAGCTCGATACCGGTGCCGGCAACGACTTGGAGCGCGCCACCAAGCTGGCGCGCAAGATGGTCTGCAACTGGGGAATGTCCGATAAGGTCGGCCCGGTGACCTTCGGCAAATCAGAAGAGCACATCTTCTTAGGCCGTGAATTCGGACATCGCGACCACTTTTCCGAGGCAACCTCGGTCGTAATCGACCAGGAGATAAAGAGGTTCATCGTGACCGCCGAAGACACAGCGCGGCGCATCCTGACCGAGCACCTGGATAAGCTGCACAAACTGGCCTCGGCCCTGCTCGAGAAGGAAATAATCGACGGCCGTGAGGTCGACGAGATAATTGGAAAGGCGTCCGGCGAGTCGGAACCGACACCGGAATCAGTGCCAACTCCAACCAAGTAG
- the folE gene encoding GTP cyclohydrolase I FolE, with the protein MGFNREKIIQGARLMLEGMGEDPGREGLLRTPERIAEYFEEVLAGMHQDPAVELRKYTTKNKDEMIILKDISFFSLCEHHLLPFFGKVHIAYIPQTDMMVGFSNMVRVVEILSRRLQVQERMTSQIADSIIEAVQPKGVLIVVEAEHLCLTMRGLKKPGSKIVTSAIRGMMRRAPTRAEALSLIERQG; encoded by the coding sequence GTGGGTTTTAATCGCGAAAAGATCATCCAGGGCGCCCGCCTCATGCTGGAAGGCATGGGCGAGGATCCCGGCCGCGAAGGCCTCCTGAGGACGCCCGAACGAATCGCCGAATACTTTGAAGAGGTACTGGCCGGGATGCACCAGGACCCGGCCGTCGAGCTGCGGAAGTATACGACCAAGAACAAAGACGAGATGATCATCCTGAAGGACATCTCGTTTTTTTCGCTCTGCGAACACCACCTGCTGCCGTTCTTCGGCAAAGTCCACATCGCGTACATCCCGCAGACCGACATGATGGTCGGGTTCTCCAACATGGTCAGGGTGGTGGAGATTCTCTCGCGCCGGCTGCAGGTGCAGGAGCGCATGACCAGCCAGATCGCTGATTCGATCATTGAGGCCGTCCAGCCCAAGGGCGTGCTGATCGTGGTGGAGGCGGAACACCTGTGCCTGACCATGCGGGGTCTGAAGAAACCCGGCAGCAAGATCGTCACCTCGGCCATCCGGGGCATGATGCGACGTGCTCCCACCCGGGCCGAGGCGCTGAGCCTTATCGAGCGTCAGGGCTGA
- the hpt gene encoding hypoxanthine phosphoribosyltransferase, with translation MSEKTMRPRPCEVLLDQDRIARRIEQLGTQISADYAGKQPVLVGVLKGAAVFVADLMRQVTIPIELEFIHAASYRQGTRRGETLTLGGTLSVVLKGRHVLLVEGVVDTGRTVSRILERIRSQEPASVEIVTLLDKPASHRTKLSIKYKGFTIGNEFVIGYGMDNAQQYRNLPFIGRVVDG, from the coding sequence ATGTCAGAAAAAACAATGCGGCCGCGGCCGTGTGAGGTCCTTCTCGATCAGGACCGGATTGCCCGGCGCATAGAACAACTGGGGACGCAGATATCGGCTGATTACGCCGGGAAGCAGCCCGTCCTCGTGGGTGTGCTCAAGGGAGCCGCGGTATTCGTTGCTGATTTGATGCGACAGGTGACGATACCGATTGAGCTCGAGTTCATACACGCCGCCTCCTACCGGCAGGGGACCCGCCGTGGTGAAACGCTTACGCTTGGCGGTACGCTTTCGGTTGTTCTGAAAGGCCGTCACGTGCTGCTTGTCGAAGGCGTCGTGGATACCGGCCGAACGGTGTCGCGCATTCTCGAGAGAATCCGATCGCAGGAACCGGCCTCCGTGGAGATTGTTACACTGCTGGATAAACCGGCTTCCCATCGTACGAAGCTGAGCATTAAGTACAAAGGGTTTACGATCGGTAACGAGTTTGTAATCGGCTACGGGATGGATAACGCTCAGCAATATCGGAACCTTCCGTTCATCGGTCGCGTCGTCGACGGCTAA
- a CDS encoding replication-associated recombination protein A has product MDFFDEDKADTQADRPSVAPLADRVRPRSFDEFVGQQKIVGPGTPLRKAIEEDKVPSVIFWGPPGSGKTTLARLFANMTRGQFVPFSAVASGIKEVKEVLTKAGSYYRMSGRRTYVFIDEIHRFNKAQQDAFLPYVERGDIVLVGATTENPSFEVNSALLSRMRVYVLERLSENDIAGVVRRALADGERGLASTKLTLEENALTAIAAAADGDARRALSLLEASAAFVGKGGTITTETVSQVSLKTSLLYDKGGEEHYNIISALHKTIRGGDPDAGLYWLARMLESGEDPLYIVRRLVRFAAEDVGLADPFALTLAISVRDTYHYLGSPEGDLAIAELVVYLACAPKSNAVYTAFDRAREDAAASGSLPVPLWIRNAPTALMKALNYGKGYKYAHEYEGALTDQEYFPEELAGRQYYHPGAAGREAKISEYLKKFREFRRRAGESSAAPRRKKG; this is encoded by the coding sequence ATGGATTTCTTTGACGAAGACAAGGCCGATACTCAGGCGGATCGTCCTTCCGTAGCCCCGCTGGCTGACCGCGTCCGGCCGCGTTCGTTTGACGAGTTTGTCGGTCAGCAGAAAATTGTCGGCCCCGGGACGCCGCTGCGAAAGGCCATCGAGGAGGACAAGGTACCGTCGGTCATCTTCTGGGGGCCGCCGGGATCGGGCAAGACGACCCTGGCGCGCCTTTTTGCGAATATGACCAGAGGCCAGTTCGTGCCGTTTTCCGCCGTTGCCTCGGGCATCAAGGAGGTCAAGGAAGTGCTGACCAAGGCGGGCAGTTACTACCGGATGTCGGGGCGGCGAACCTACGTCTTCATCGATGAGATTCATCGTTTCAACAAAGCTCAGCAGGACGCCTTTCTTCCGTACGTCGAGCGGGGCGACATCGTTCTCGTCGGCGCCACGACCGAAAACCCGTCCTTCGAAGTCAACAGCGCCCTGTTGTCGCGGATGCGGGTCTACGTGCTCGAGCGGCTGTCCGAGAACGATATCGCCGGTGTTGTCCGGCGGGCGCTGGCCGACGGTGAAAGAGGTCTGGCCTCAACGAAGCTGACGCTCGAGGAGAATGCGTTGACCGCCATTGCCGCTGCGGCCGATGGTGACGCGCGGCGGGCGCTGTCGCTGCTGGAAGCGAGCGCGGCGTTCGTGGGTAAGGGCGGTACCATTACGACCGAAACCGTCAGTCAGGTCAGCCTGAAGACTTCCCTGCTTTACGACAAGGGGGGCGAGGAGCACTACAATATCATCTCGGCGCTGCACAAGACAATTCGCGGAGGCGACCCGGATGCCGGCTTGTACTGGCTGGCCAGGATGCTCGAATCCGGGGAGGACCCGCTGTACATCGTGCGGCGGCTGGTGCGCTTTGCCGCCGAAGACGTGGGCCTGGCCGACCCGTTTGCCCTGACTCTGGCTATCAGCGTCCGCGACACCTATCACTACCTGGGCTCACCTGAAGGCGATCTGGCGATTGCGGAGCTGGTCGTCTACCTGGCCTGTGCGCCGAAGTCAAACGCTGTCTACACGGCTTTCGACCGGGCCAGGGAAGATGCCGCCGCGAGTGGATCGCTGCCGGTGCCGCTGTGGATTCGCAACGCGCCGACCGCGTTGATGAAGGCCCTAAACTACGGTAAGGGCTATAAGTACGCTCATGAATACGAAGGCGCCCTGACTGACCAGGAGTATTTTCCCGAAGAACTGGCAGGACGGCAGTACTATCACCCGGGCGCGGCCGGGCGCGAGGCAAAGATCAGTGAGTATCTGAAGAAGTTCCGCGAGTTCCGTCGTCGGGCCGGGGAGTCGTCTGCGGCCCCGCGCAGGAAGAAAGGCTGA
- the lepA gene encoding translation elongation factor 4, with protein sequence MTYDISRIRDFSIIAHIDHGKSTLADRLLQRTHTLTQRQMRDQVLDSMDLEQERGITIKAHAIRMDYAAEDGTLYQFNLIDTPGHVDFTYEVSRALAACEGAILVVDAAQGIEAQTLSNLFLALDNNLAVLPVINKIDLPNADPEKVRAELVGLLGCRPDEVLLCSAKEGTGVDELLAAIVTVFPPPYGSPNAPLQAMVFDSVFDSYRGAMPFVKVVNGVLRKGDRIRFFSHNRIHEVDEVGFLRLAAFPRPELRAGEVGYFFASIKDVSDTRVGDTITTASRPARGPLKGFVHVKPMVFSGLYPAVAEDFSVLREALEKLKLNDSSLSFAPETSSALGFGFRVGFLGLLHMEIVTERLAREYDQAIINTVPNVEYRVLTTGGDLVVVDNPARMPRVGDIDHIEEPYVDAQIIAPTDYIGPILRLGTERRGRYQSTEYLSVSRVSIHYAFPLAEVIFDFYDRLKSISRGYASFDYGLPYYQRADLTRLDILINGDPVDALSVIVHREKAYRWGMNVSEKLRKLIPRQMFEVVIQAAIGSRIISRSTIRPLRKNVTAKCYGGDVTRKRKLLERQKEGKKRMKQVGRVEIPQEAFLAALEVER encoded by the coding sequence ATGACCTACGATATTAGCAGGATCAGGGACTTCTCGATAATCGCGCACATCGACCACGGCAAGTCCACGCTGGCCGACAGGCTCCTGCAGCGAACCCACACCCTCACTCAACGGCAGATGAGGGATCAGGTGCTTGATTCGATGGACCTCGAACAGGAGCGCGGGATTACCATCAAGGCCCATGCTATCAGGATGGACTATGCCGCCGAAGACGGTACCCTTTACCAGTTCAACCTGATTGACACTCCCGGTCACGTTGATTTCACGTACGAGGTCAGCCGGGCGCTGGCGGCGTGCGAGGGGGCGATCTTGGTGGTTGACGCCGCCCAGGGCATCGAAGCGCAGACCCTTTCCAATCTTTTTCTGGCCCTGGACAACAATCTGGCAGTCCTGCCGGTCATCAACAAGATCGATCTGCCGAACGCCGATCCCGAGAAGGTGAGAGCGGAACTGGTCGGGCTTCTGGGCTGCCGGCCGGACGAGGTCCTGTTGTGTTCGGCCAAGGAGGGCACCGGTGTGGATGAATTGCTTGCGGCCATTGTTACGGTCTTTCCGCCTCCCTACGGCAGTCCCAACGCGCCGCTTCAGGCGATGGTCTTCGACTCGGTGTTCGACAGCTACCGCGGCGCCATGCCGTTCGTGAAAGTCGTGAACGGGGTACTGCGCAAAGGGGACCGAATCCGGTTTTTCTCACACAACAGAATCCACGAGGTGGACGAGGTAGGCTTTCTGCGCCTGGCGGCGTTCCCTCGGCCGGAGCTTCGTGCCGGCGAGGTGGGGTATTTCTTCGCTTCGATCAAGGATGTCTCCGACACCAGGGTGGGCGACACCATAACCACCGCGTCCCGCCCCGCCCGCGGGCCTCTTAAGGGGTTTGTCCACGTCAAGCCTATGGTTTTCTCCGGTCTGTACCCGGCCGTGGCTGAAGATTTCTCCGTCCTGAGAGAGGCCCTGGAAAAGCTCAAGCTCAACGATTCGTCGCTGAGTTTCGCCCCCGAGACTTCGTCGGCGCTGGGATTCGGGTTCCGGGTGGGATTCCTCGGTCTGCTGCACATGGAGATTGTCACGGAGCGGCTGGCCCGCGAATACGACCAGGCCATCATCAACACCGTGCCCAACGTTGAGTATCGGGTTCTCACGACCGGCGGCGACCTGGTCGTGGTCGACAATCCGGCCAGGATGCCGCGCGTCGGTGACATCGATCATATTGAGGAACCGTACGTCGATGCGCAGATCATCGCGCCGACCGACTACATCGGGCCGATCCTGCGTCTGGGCACCGAACGCCGCGGCCGGTACCAAAGCACCGAGTACCTCTCCGTCAGCCGCGTCAGCATTCATTATGCCTTTCCGCTGGCGGAGGTGATCTTTGATTTCTACGACCGGCTGAAATCCATTTCGCGCGGTTACGCCTCCTTTGATTACGGGCTGCCCTACTACCAGCGGGCCGATCTGACCAGGCTCGATATCCTGATCAACGGTGACCCGGTTGACGCCCTTTCCGTGATCGTCCACAGGGAAAAGGCGTACCGCTGGGGAATGAACGTCAGCGAGAAGCTCCGCAAGCTGATTCCGCGCCAGATGTTCGAAGTCGTGATCCAGGCGGCGATAGGCAGCCGCATTATCAGCCGCTCCACCATACGGCCGCTTCGAAAAAACGTGACTGCCAAGTGTTACGGAGGAGACGTCACCCGGAAGCGCAAGCTGCTGGAGAGACAGAAAGAGGGCAAGAAGCGGATGAAACAGGTGGGCAGGGTGGAGATTCCCCAGGAGGCGTTCCTGGCGGCGCTTGAGGTTGAACGGTAG